From the genome of Impatiens glandulifera unplaced genomic scaffold, dImpGla2.1, whole genome shotgun sequence:
TTTTTGTTTTCCATTACAATAACCAACGTCTTTCCATTCATTACTGTAAAACCGacaacatcaacatcaacatcagATAGTATTCCAATATCCGAGACTGTCTTCCTCAAAATCTGAACCCACTCATGTTGTTTCTCACCTTTTTTATTCCATACCCATATTGTGAATTGGCCTTTACAAAACTTAACAAGACACATCGTCGTCGTCTCGCACTTGTCCCATGGAAATATTTTCATTCGACAAGTACTGTGGTTTCGCCCTTTATTTGCATTCCTCGGTAATCTCAAATATTGTGTTTTTTCCTCTTCTATATTGTAACACCATATATAGGGGAAATAATGTTCACTCTTACGCGTGAAACAACAACGATAAAAGTGCGacaaaaaacaaatacaattatCGAAGAACACATGATTTTCCACGAATAAATTTCTTCCTCCAATATCAATACCTCGTTGACTCTTCCCTCTCCACTTCTTTTCTTCAAAGGAGTATACCATTAACTTATATATTGCATTCCAACCATAATTATCTATCATAATAATCATAAGAAAAGGATCGCCGTTATTATTATGATTGAAGACAACTTTCAAACTGTTATCTCTTTCTCCTCTTGACAAACCAGAAGGTGCAGATACTTCAACCTTCATTCCAGTGGCCGGGTTAATGATCACAAAAGGTTCTACATGATTGGGTCTCCTTTGGGATGTTCTACAAAAAAGAAGACCACCGCTCGATACAAGCAGTCGAACATCTCTCAAAAACTCCATAGATTGTGGTTGAATAACCGAGCTTAATTCTTGGTCTGTAAGAGACAAAAGATTTATTCTGTTCTCGTCGGGAATGTGACCTTACTATCAATCACGATATAAATCTCACAATAATAGTTTCGTAGAATAGATAAAGAAGAACAGAATGAGTAAAAGAACAGAATAGATAGAAGAACAGATTGAATAGATTGAATAGAAGAATAGATTGATAAAAGAAACAAAGTGAATAGAAGAACGAATAGAAGAACAGACTGAATAGAAATTGAGAGtttattagggttagggttaccagGAGCGACGACTCTtataattagaaagagaaagtataacAATTTAGAATACCAAAAATATATCCCTCTCCTTACAATTCTATCTTTATTTAtagactaacaaattataaaataaccctTAAAAGATATAACTACGTCTATTTCAACCCTCAGTaattttggaaatagaatcctcCTGTTTGGAAATAGcatcctcatctttggaaatagaatcatcattgttgtgaatattagATTCACAACATTCCCTTCCCCTTAAGAACTTCCTTGCCCTTTTCGAACGTGGCTTCTACATCGGAAACTGTTTACAGAATTTAGGAATTTGGGCTGATAACAGAGTTGTAGACTCATCATCCATAAAAAATAGTTGACCTCCAAAACATTCGTCACCCTTCTTCACATTACGAGCTACGTCGTCCCCTGTCATTAAATAAAAGGAACTACCCTCTTTATCACCCGACAGTCGAATCTTCTCACCCGATAACCTAGCTTTCATAACTCTCGCCTCGAAATCAAGGCTCACTGGTCCATATTTAGTCATCCAATCAACTCCCAAAACCATATCATAACCTCCCAATTTGATCGTTCGGAAGTCTAGTAGAAAATCATGACTCTGCATTTTCCAAGCCAATTTGTGCATAAGAATCGACTAAATATTCTGCCTCCGCCTGCAATAGTCACCCCCATAGGTATTGTTTCCTTTAGAACACAACCCAACTGAGATGTAGTACCCTCATCAATAAACGAATGCGTACTGccactatcaattaatatagtgattttccttttcttgagcTGCCCAAGAATCTTGAGCGTAGCATTATTAGCACTCCCATTAAGAGCGTGCATTGAAATCGAACCCCCGTCGTTAACTCCTTCGACTCTAGCCCCCTCTTTAACCTTAAGACAGTCATCATAAATATATTCGACTTTGGACTCCTCTTTAGCTTTAAACCAGTCATCTATCTCGTCTTCCATTACTTCAATATTGAATAACTGATGACGATTGGGGCAAACGTGATCTTTAGAATATTTTCCGTCACACTTGAAACAAATACCTTTAGTACGTTTTTCTCTCATTTCTGCAAACGTGAGATCTCTAACTGGTATTTCAGTAGTATTTTCGTTAATAGTTGGTTTAAACATACCTTGTTGGTTATTACTCCATGGAGGTTTTGGTTGTGTTTCATTTGAGGTCTGAGTTGACAATTTGGAGAACACTTTCTTTTCCTTACCAAGAGGTTCGAGGAACTCGTCTTTCACCTTAACCAACTTTATTGCCTGATCTAATGTCACTGGTCCTGTCATCTTTAAAACCTCTCTCAATTCAGGTCGTAAGCCTCCCATGAAACTCTTCACATAGTATTCGTCGTTCTGTGGAAAACATTTAGCTGCAACCAATGCTCTTAGCTCTCGCCATTGATAGATATAGTCTTTCAAAGTCCCTGTCTGTCTCAACTGATTAAATTCTATTATCACATCTTGGTGTCCCTCTTCTTGAAATGCTAATAACATCTCTTCAGAAAATTCTTCCCAATTTGGTAATGGATGATCTATCAGATAATCGTAGAACCATACATCAGCCTCACCAGAAAGAAAATAAGACACGTAGTTTACCTTTTCTTCTTCAGGCATGGTGAAGTGATCAAAAAACTTATTGACTCTTCTGATCCATCCCCTAGGGTTTGAACCATCAAATTTGTCCAGATCCATCCGTGGTTGCTTAATAGACATACCCCCCGCAGTCCGTATCGAATTAGGACCTGTCGTTTGCTTCTGATTACTGATAGGGGTCCCAGTTGTTCCGAAATTTTGTCCGACCGGCTGTTTGTCTGGCCTTCTGTAAATCCCATCTCTCTCATACGGGTTTGTTCCATATCCAGATCTCGGCTGTAGTGGAGGTGTATTTGAACCTCCTCCTTGGTCTtcggttgatttattatttgtgttgGAATTCTTGGATTCCAACAGCCTTATCATAGATTCAAATTTTTCAGCGTTATCTTTCTGCATAATCTCGAAGTTACGAGAAGTTTCTTCCCTAATTTTGAGATTCTCTAGCTGCAGTAACTGAAACTTATCATTAATTTGTGATTCCATCGTCTCCATGCGTTCGGTAAGATTCTGGATCATCTCTTCATTACTTTTGCCACGTGAATTCACCATTCTCAGTGGA
Proteins encoded in this window:
- the LOC124917934 gene encoding uncharacterized protein LOC124917934, which codes for MEFLRDVRLLVSSGGLLFCRTSQRRPNHVEPFVIINPATGMKVEVSAPSGLSRGERDNSLKVVFNHNNNGDPFLMIIMIDNYGWNAIYKLMVYSFEEKKWRGKSQREEEKTQYLRLPRNANKGRNHSTCRMKIFPWDKCETTTMCLVKFCKGQFTIWVWNKKGEKQHEWVQILRKTVSDIGILSDVDVDVVGFTVMNGKTLVIVMENKKVYSYNLVSDGVKQKTATLISNNHGCNGWNFIMYSYSNTLAQIPNAVPIFYQG